In the Panulirus ornatus isolate Po-2019 chromosome 45, ASM3632096v1, whole genome shotgun sequence genome, one interval contains:
- the LOC139762830 gene encoding LOW QUALITY PROTEIN: transitional endoplasmic reticulum ATPase-like (The sequence of the model RefSeq protein was modified relative to this genomic sequence to represent the inferred CDS: inserted 1 base in 1 codon), giving the protein MAEQEDLATAILKEKKKPNRLIVEDAVNDDNSVVALSQAKMDELQLFRGDTVLIKGKKRKQTVCIVLSDDTMSDDKIRMNRVVRNNLRIRLGDIVAIQPCPDVKYGKRIHVLPIDDTVEGLTGNIFEVFLKPYFLEAYRPIHKGDLFLVRGGMRAVEFKVVETDPAPYCIVSQDTVIYCEGEPVKREEEEEQLNEVGYDDIGGCRKQLAQIKEMVELPLRHPSLFKAIGVKPPRGILLYGPPGTGKTLIARAVANETGAFFFLINGPEIMSKLAGESESNLRKAFEEAEKNSPAIIFIDEIDAIAPKREKTHGEVERRIVSQLLTLMDGLKQRSHVIVMAATNRPNSVDPALRRFGRFDREVDISIPDTTGRLEILRIHTKNMKLSDDVDLEQIAAETHGHVGADLAALCSEAALQQIREKMDLIDLDDDQIDAEVLNSLAVTMENFRFAMGKSTPSALRETVVEVPNITWDDIGGLENVKRELQELVQYPVEHPDKFLKFGMTPSKGVLFYGPPGCGKTLLAKAIANECQANFISIKGPELLTMWFGESEANVRDVFDKARAAAPCVLFFDELDSIAKARGGSVGDAGGAADRVINQVLTEMDGMGAKKNVFIIGATNRPDIIDSAILRPGRLDQLIYIPLPDEKSRVQILKACLRKSPVSRRVDLEYLAKXSHGFSGADLTEICQRACKLAIRQAIEADIRRERERAAGDNMDMEEEDPVPEITRDHFEEAMKYARRSVSDNDIRKYEMFAQTLQQSRGFGSNFRFPDQQGQGGSSHGGNFGADGDDDDLYS; this is encoded by the exons ATGGCTGAACA ggagGACTTGGCCACAGCTATacttaaagagaagaaaaagcccAACCGCCTCATTGTGGAAGATGcagttaatgatgataattcagtGGTTGCACTTAGCCAGGCTAAGATGGATGAACTTCAGCTCTTCCGTGGAGACACAGTGCTGATCAAGGGCAAAAAGCGCAAGCAGACAGTCTGTATTGTGCTTTCTGATGATACCATGTCAGATGACAAAATTCGCATGAACCGTGTT GTGAGAAACAATCTACGCATTCGATTGGGTGATATTGTAGCCATCCAGCCATGCCCAGATGTGAAATATGGCAAGAGAATACATGTCCTCCCAATTGATGACACTGTGGAAGGTTTGACGGGTAACATCTTTGAG GTGTTTCTTAAACCGTACTTTTTAGAGGCTTACCGACCCATTCATAAAGGTGACCTGTTTCTTGTACGTGGAGGCATGAGAGCAGTTGAGTTCAAAGTGGTTGAGACTGATCCAGCTCCATACTGCATTGTATCTCAGGACACTGTTATTTACTGTGAGGGTGAACCAGTAAAGCGAGAG gaggaggaggagcagttaaATGAAGTGGGTTATGATGACATTGGTGGGTGCAGAAAACAGTTAGCGCAAATTAAGGAGATGGTAGAGTTGCCTTTGCGCCATCCATCGCTCTTCAAAGCCATTGGTGTTAAGCCTCCCCGAG GGATATTGTTGTATGGCCCACCAGGCACTGGAAAGACTCTGATTGCCCGTGCTGTTGCAAATGAGACTGGGGCATTTTTCTTCCTGATTAATGGTCCAGAAATTATGTCCAAATTAGCAG GTGAATCTGAAAGTAATCTTCGAAAAGCATTTGAAGAAGCAGAAAAAAATTCTCCAGCTATTATTTTCATAGATGAAATTGATGCCATTGCTCCAAAACGTGAAAAG ACACATGGAGAAGTTGAGCGACGCATAGTTTCACAGTTGTTGACATTAATGGATGGTCTGAAACAGCGCTCACATGTTATTGTTATGGCTGCCACTAATCGACCAAACTCTGTCGATCCTGCTCTAAGGCGCTTTGGTCGTTTTGACCGAGAAGTTGACATCAGTATCCCAGACACAACAG GTCGTCTGGAAATACTTCGTATTCACACAAAAAACATGAAGTTGTCGGATGATGTAGACTTGGAGCAAATAGCTGCAGAAACTCATGGCCATGTAGGTGCTGACTTGGCTGCGCTTTGTTCAGAAGCTGCTCTTCAGCAGATTCGAGAAAAGATGGATCTCATTGATCTCGATGATGACCAGATTGATGCTGAG GTACTTAACTCCTTAGCAGTAACAATGGAGAACTTTAGATTTGCCATGGGTAAGAGCACACCATCAGCTCTCCGAGAAACTGTTGTGGAGGTACCCAACATCACCTGGGATGACATTGGTGGACTAGAAAATGTTAAGAGAGAGTTGCAG GAACTTGTCCAGTATCCTGTGGAGCATCCTGACAAATTCCTCAAGTTTGGCATGACTCCCAGCAAAGGTGTTCTTTTCTATGGTCCTCCTGGATGTG GTAAGACTCTCCTAGCAAAGGCTATTGCCAATGAATGCCAGGCTAACTTCATTTCCATCAAGGGTCCTGAACTTCTCACCATGTGGTTTGGTGAATCAGAAGCTAATGTGAGAGATGTATTTGATAAG GCCCGTGCTGCTGCCCCATGTGTGTTATTCTTCGATGAGTTAGACAGCATTGCCAAGGCCCGAGGAGGTTCTgtaggtgatgctggtggtgcagCTGATCGTGTCATCAATCAG GTACTAACAGAAATGGATGGAATGGGAGCcaaaaaaaatgtcttcattaTTGGTGCAACCAATCGACCCGACATCATTGATTCAGCCATTCTACGACCTGGGCGTTTGGACCAGTTGATCTACATCCCCCTCCCTGATGAGAAGTCACGGGTACAGATCCTGAAGGCTTGTTTAAGGAAATCCCCAGTATCTAGG AGAGTTGACCTGGAGTACCTTGCCA TATCTCATGGATTTTCTGGAGCTGATTTGACGGAAATTTGCCAACGGGCTTGCAAATTAGCAATTAGACAGGCTATTGAAGCAGATATTCGACGGGAAAGGGAAAGAGCTGCTGGAGACAATATGGAT ATGGAGGAAGAAGATCCCGTACCAGAAATAACTCGTGATCATTTTGAGGAGGCTATGAAGTATGCACGCCGCTCAGTCTCGGACAATGACATCCGCAAGTATGAAATGTTTGCCCAGACACTGCAACAGAGTAGAGGCTTTGGTTCCAATTTCCGTTTTCCAGACCAGCAGGGCCAAGGAGGTAGCAGTCATGGTGGAAACTTTGGTGCAGATGGCGATGATGACGACTTGTACTCTTAA
- the Ublcp1 gene encoding ubiquitin-like domain-containing CTD phosphatase 1 has protein sequence MNMKSITVKWNGKEYEIEVDEAVMTVKDFKDAIEKQTCVKPHRQKLLNLKLKGKTPDDDAKMGAINLRPGTKIMMMGSLEASVEEAQRIPDDLPPVINDLDIEEEEVAIENRSEYLQKVEKRVKEYEVKILNEMRPGKKLLVLDIDYTLFDHRSTAETGAELMRPFLHEFLTSAYKNYDIVIWSATSMKWIEEKMKLLGVSTHPDYRIAFYLDSLAMITIETQKYGVIEVKPLGVIWGKYEHYKQENTIMFDDLRRNFLMNPQNGLKIRAFRQAHQNRATDRELLRLASYLEDIAQVSDISALNHSKWEQYRKGGYY, from the exons ATGAACATGAAGTCCATCACTGTCAAGTGGAATGGGAAGGAGTACGAAATAGAGGTGGATGAAGCTGTGATGACAGTAAAGGACTTCAAAGATGCCATTGAAAAGCAGACCTGTGTTAAACCTCATCGGCAAAAACTGCTTAATCTGAAGTTAAAAG GTAAAACTCCAGATGATGATGCAAAGATGGGGGCAATCAACTTACGACCAGGAACTAAG ATAATGATGATGGGTTCCTTAGAGGCTAGTGTTGAAGAAGCACAGCGTATCCCAGATGATCTACCACCAGTTATAAATGACCTTGatattgaggaggaggaagttgctaTTGAGAATCGCTCAGAATATCTACAGAAG GTTGAAAAGAGAGTAAAGGAATATGAAGTTAAGATTTTGAATGAGATGCGTCCAGGGAAGAAGTTGCTAGTTTTGGATATAGACTACACCTTGTTTGATCATCGCTCAACAGCGGAGACAGGAGCAGAGCTCATGAGGCCATTCCTCCATGAGTTTCTCACCTCTGCATACAAA AACTATGACATTGTGATCTGGTCTGCTACAAGCATGAAATGGATTGAAGAGAAAATGAAGCTGCTTGGAGTGTCAACTCACCCTGACTATAGGATTGCCTTTTACCTTGATTCCCTGGCAATGATCACCATAGAAACACAGAAGTATGGAGTCATTGAG GTGAAACCTTTGGGAGTTATATGGGGAAAATATGAACACTACAAGCAAGAAAACACAATTATGTTTGATGACCTACGCCGAAATTTTCTCATGAACCCACAGAATGGCCTTAAGATCCGAGCTTTCCGCCAGGCACACCAAAACCGAGCTACTGACCGTGAATTATTGCGCTTAGCATCATACTTGGAGGATATTGCTCAAGTTTCTGATATTTCTGCTCTAAATCACAGCAAATGGGAACAGTATCGTAAGGGTGGTTATTATTGA